The genome window tgcGGTGTCCCTCCTAAGGAATTTTAAGGGGTTAATGACCTTGTGTGCCAAGCACACTTGTCAATGAAGGTCGCTGATTCTGGTATGAAAATCATAATCaacaatatttaataaaaaacatttaataaacaaaagTTAACAAACCAACGTCTGCAAAAAAGACAGACAACATTTATTAGAGTTGATGAATGATGAGCATGCTTTTAGTGGATTTAGTTTTTgagttttttagtttttttgtagGATTTGATGTGAAATTTTAAagcacactttattttacagcaaGCAGTTGGTTGCTATCAACATGAAACTCATGTAACTATTGTTATATAAATCTACTTGGAGCTATcttttactgtatgttgtatAGAATGTGCATGTACTGTAATGCATATTTCAGTCCTGACATAGAAAGCTTAACATTGCACTTTACAACACTCCTGTAACCTGAAAGGTAAATGGAAAAGTTTGAATTCAGTCTGCAGATGTTTCTCTTCTAGTCAAAACAATGTTCCCTGTGTTAAGTTTGTTTGATCTTGTCATGTCTCTAATTCATGTGTTTCTTCTTCTGTTTATTTCTTCTGCGAGTCTCGTATAGCCTGATCGTAGGAAGGAGGTGGTTGGCAGTAGTAGGGCGGCAGGGCCGAGTACACCGCAGTCATGTGACCAGGGTGAGTACGCACTGGATAGGCAGTGGAAATGACAGCAGTCTCGGACTCCCCGTAAAAGCCAGACTGTCCCAGTCCTGCAGGGCCATCATGGACACACAGAGGATCATGAAATAATGTAAAGGTTTAGTGTTGGTGATTAAATTAATATGGAATTATTGCATTTTGGTTTACCCGTTGAGATGATGGGGTGTCTGGTGAAGGTCACATTGAAATCAGGCCTGTCAGAGAAAGTGTGTACACGTCTGCGAATAAAGTAGCCAGCACCGCAACAGATGGCGATTGCAATCACAAGCAGCAACCTACAGACCACAAAACAGCCCTTAAAGATCACCTTCAGTCTCATTTCTAATAACATTGTctgaaaaaaatggtccctagctcaTTGGAGCAATACTCGGGGTACATCTGAACTCTTTAGGGGTGCAAATGTGAACTTTTTAAAAGGATACTGCCCCAGTGAACGCTAGGGACCATTTATTGataatttttctgacagtgcagagaCGCTAAATGTCCTTTTTAGTTATGAAGAAAATGTCCACTATCCATAGAGTGAATTATCATTGGtggtacattttaaaattattcttAAATCAAAATTAATGGTTTATATCCAGGCAGGGCAATGCTTGAGTTTGGAAGGTGCCATTTAAAATTGAAACGACTACTTTAAAAACTGAGGACCGCATATATACAGCCCTTCTGGAGGATAAACCTTGCAATTATTGTATTGTAcataatttaaatcaaatgtgTCTATACTAAATAGCAAAATAACTCAAATAAATAGTGACTTGCCCGAAATACCATATTCTTTGGATGGAAAGTGCTCGTACACAGCACTGTGTGTCGCAGCAGTCTTCATAAGTTTTGCATCTATAAAACACAtcacatatataaaatatatatttttagttcTTGTAGCCCATCAGGCCTTTTAAAAAAGGCTGGTTCTCACCGAAACATGTTGAAAATATTAATTCAGATACACTTACAATAGAAATAAGCTGTGAACTGTTACATAGTCAGACAGATTTACAGATTTAATCACTTCTAATTTTCATTCATACGGTTTGCTTCAGATCACAAGTATGGTTAAACACAAATGTAAAGCAAAAGCAAGCTTCTTGGTGTTTTGAACTAAATGTAATAAAGATGCACAAAGTTTGGTCTGGTGTGGCTGCAAATGAATGAATCTGCACATTTGGTGTGAAGACTGAAGTGTTTGTGTACCTCACCTCCTGTGGTTTTTTGTCAGTGGATGGGTATAGAGGAGCACATCTGATAAATTACTCTTATTGAAACAAGTAATGGGAGAAAAGTTTCTCACTTTAATTAATTCTCAGTGTTTTCAGCATGCATGTGAATGAATGAAACCTTTATTAAGCTGTTTGCTATGTAAGTGATTGTGTCCTGGCTTCCACATCTTCCTTCCTTAGGCTCACAAATGTCTGCCGTAATATTTCATCTAAAGTGTTTAGATCAGTGGTCTTCAACATGGTGCCCGCACCGAATTTGTGAGGTGtctgccaaagcacattctatagtctcaattgtaatatttatttattacatattttttatataagcttggcttcttttgtgtctgttaacattttaaacaataaaacatcaagtaaaataaaataaaatcaataagtTAAACAAGAACGTTTTGAGTAGACTAAATCAAAAAGTACCCCtccataatgttttatttattgtggtaGTCCTTGTTCACAATAAGGTTGGTGACCCCTAGTTTAGATGTTATACTTACACAAAGTACACAGGATAACCTTCTTCAAAGTACCAACAATACTTTTTTTCAGCAACTGTCTGCAAAAGAAGATATAGtttttaattttcatgttgtttttatgtgaAACATTATACAATTGAAAACAtttgtagaaaataataataaaaaaacata of Misgurnus anguillicaudatus chromosome 2, ASM2758022v2, whole genome shotgun sequence contains these proteins:
- the vopp1a gene encoding WW domain binding protein VOPP1 isoform X2, with translation MLQLCCILIAMCLIAETVAEKKYCWYFEEGYPVYFVCKTYEDCCDTQCCVRALSIQRIWLLLVIAIAICCGAGYFIRRRVHTFSDRPDFNVTFTRHPIISTGLGQSGFYGESETAVISTAYPVRTHPGHMTAVYSALPPYYCQPPPSYDQAIRDSQKK
- the vopp1a gene encoding WW domain binding protein VOPP1 isoform X1 produces the protein MLQLCCILIAMCLIAETVAEKKYCWYFEEGYPVYFVCKTYEDCCDTQCCVRALSIQRIWYFGLLLVIAIAICCGAGYFIRRRVHTFSDRPDFNVTFTRHPIISTGLGQSGFYGESETAVISTAYPVRTHPGHMTAVYSALPPYYCQPPPSYDQAIRDSQKK